The nucleotide window tagatagataaaaacatgtttaacaTGTAATTAACACAATGTTAAATGAGTACTCCCTCCCgccactattataagtaaaaacatattttttaaattcattaaatgaGTGATGTATGTGATCATtaatatagatcaaatacattatttatccaataaataaataaaggagcATTGTTCGATTATAATAATGATCGGAGAGTATAAGCAAGAGGAAGTAGGATGTAAGAAGAGATTGATGATAAAAAGACAAAAGTATCCGTCCATCCGTCCGCGTGTTGAATTCATTTCATAGTTTTCCATTGCGGTGGctactctcttcttcttcttcttcttcttctttgtgttGCTTCTTCACGCTAAGCGCGAGTGATATCTCAGATTCATGGATCGAATCATCGGTGATAAATTCAAGTTAGGACGCAAGATCGGAAGTGGATCCTTCGGTGAAATCTATCTCGGTCTCTTCCTTCCTTCAatcaaattatctttttttttttttttttttttttttattattattggttttgattttgattttgattttgattcaattttatgattttgCAGCTACTCATATTGATACCTTCGAGATCGTTGCTGTCAAGATCGTATGTTTCATCCaattctttattttcatttttattttgtaatttaatttgaatttgtgtaaattgaattgaactggatagtgtatgtttggtatcacTTTAGATTTGTCAGAATCACAGTGTACCGCAAGATACTATGATTCTGTCATGTCCGCTGTTATACCAAACTGTTAAGCTTTGTTATTGACATGTTTAGTATCACGGTAGATTTTCCAAAATCACAGTGTGAATCATGAGATACTGTGGTTCTGGCATATCCACGGTGATACCAAACATACTGTCAGTAAATTGgctaaattaaattgaattgtttAGCTATGTTATTGGCATATTTTGTATCAATatgagtaaaattgattttggcgTGTTTGTTGTTCtcgagtagaattgattttttctacaaaagcTAGGATGTGATTTTTACTCtgaaatttattgttttaactcatttttcattcaacttacttttaactataattaatccattcaaaatcaattttttttactgctGTGCATGTTTGGTCTCGGAATGATTTGTCAGAATCACGGTGAACTACAGTGATTTTTATGGTTTATTATGATTTTGACATATTCACTGTGATAGCAAACATACTTTTGGTTTTAgcttagtttttaatttttttgattttgtgttgTGTTGCAGGAGACTGGTAAAACGAAGCATCCACAATTGCTTTATGAAGCCAAGCTCTATAATATTCTTCAAGGAGGAAGTacgtttctttctttttcctttcattATTTTCATTGTTGTGGGCACAACTTGAGATTAAACGTGGAGTTTATTCGATCGTTGAGAAATGAAATATGTCAATTTGGATCCTCCAACATCTCAATTGTCagtaaaaatacaatttttaggGATATTTTAATTTCTGTCAAGGACAATTTTGTCCGATATTTGACATTTTAGATGATTGAATCagcatttttcatttcttaaggATCAAACAGGTGTTCTTGTATTTACTCTGGTGTTGTCAAGTATCTGCTATAGCGGTGCTATAGCGCTGGAGCGTAGTAACAAATTGCTATTGTTCTGCAATACAATGTTTAGTACAAAATGTTTGTCAAAtaacaatttgaaaagaaaaaatagaacactTTTTCCCAATCTACGATTAACAACATTGATTTACTCTAATAACAATAACACATTTAAGCAATAAGTTCATTTGCGTTCTTGCTATTGTTGCTGGgatttaattgaaaatgttggatttttgtttaattaatgcAGGTGGTATCCCAAGCATAAGATGGAGTGGTGTAGACGGGGAAGACAATGTGCTTGTTATGGATTTGTTGGGCCCTAGTCTTGAGGATCTTTTTGTTTACTGTGGAAGAAAATTCTCCCTCAAAACTGTCTTGATGTTGGCTGATCAAATGGTAATCCCCATCCTTTTTAGTTCCGGCTTTCGTAGCCTTATGATGTTTTTTAGTCAGTCCCAGAGTATATGTCATTTGTGCCACTGTCTTGTCATGTGGTTATGATGCCAAGCGGGAAGTGTGCATTTATAAAGGtattaacatgttttttttttatttgggtgCAGATGACCAGAATAGAGTATGTGCATTCTAAAGGGTTCCTCCATAGGGATATAAAACCGGATAACTTTCTCATGGGACTTGGTCGGAAGGCAAACCTGGTGAGTGAATATACAGTTTATAATTGTTTCCCTACATTTAGAATTGACCGATCCTGTCATTCCTTGAGCTAGTTGTTTCATCGAATTGATGTGCTGTATATGTGTGCTTGTTTTGTACATGTCAGGTATATGTAATTGATTTTGGGCTTGCAAAACGATATCGGGACTCCACAACCAATCGCCACATCCCATACAGGTTTTGAACTTTCTACCATTGTAATCCATAGTTAATTCATTCAATTTATTTCCCCCTCATTTTTTACCGGGTTTGATATTAATGTTGAAAATTTCTTCTGATTTGTGTGTAGACTTCTTTCCTTTACCTCTGCTCTTCTCATCCCTTAGAAATACCCAAAATTAATACTTAATGAATTTTACAACGCAGGGAGAACAAAAACTTAACAGGGACTGCGCGTTATGCAAGCTGCAATACTCATCTTGGGATTGGTAAGTCAGAAGAAATTATTTAAGCCCTTCACATCAAACAAATtgcaattattttctttatgttaattGTCTATTTTATTTGTAGAACAAAGCCGCCGGGATGATTTGGAGTCTCTTGGATATGTGCTTTTGTACTTCCTCAGAGGAAGGTATGGCATTCTTATCTAGTTATTTGGCTTCTAGAAGCAATTTTTGCATTTACCTATTGAGAGCAACATAAGTATATGTTCTGATTTTTACGCCACTAAATATTTGTGTTTAGCCTTCCTTGGCAAAACCTAAAGGCTGCGACAAAGAAGCAGAAGTAtgataaaatatgtgaaaagaAAGTATCAACTCCTATTGAGGTAAGCATCTGCCCATATAACTATTCCAAATGCTTTTTTCTTCGTTATCATCACAATCTTGTTTGTCTGTTGTTTTGTGTAGGTTTTATGCAAATCTCATCCTGTAGAGTTTGCTTCATACTTCCATTACTGCCATTCTTTGACCTTTGATCAGCGACCTGATTATGGATTCTTGAGGCGCCTATTTCGGGAGTTATTTGCTCGAGAAGGTGATTGAACATGTTCATCAAGTCATCTTTATATTCTTCACATTTACATGTTTAGTGTTGTGCAACACTCGCCATGTTCAAAGCCTAAATTACAAGCCAACGAATGTTGGTTCAGTTGGTATGGATTCAACTCATATTCTATTCCACAAAGATTTGGATTCGAATGCCTTGGCCGATTTGAGGACTCTGATAGTGGGTAATATGTAGGTGCCTCTATAAGCGCTTATTGAGCCTTGAGGCTTTTTCCATAACCCATATTGAGCCTGCGGGACTCAATCCACCTAAACTtcattcgtaaaaaaaaaaacaaatcataaaaaaattgatgttaaaTGGGCAGTTTGTTTTTATCAACTTACGTGTTCCTCCATACACATAATTCATATTCTGTTGTGGTAAAGTTCGCTGAATTTGTCATTGTTTTCATATCTACGCTGAAATGTAACATCCCCACTCATTTCTGGTTTATGACAGGTTACaaatttgattatgtatttgattGGACAATTTTGAAGTACCAGCAGTCACAAAAGAGTAGAGCCCAGCCTCACATATCCGTAAgtatatttgtgtgtgtgtgtgtgtagatTGAGGTTGAGTCTTCCAATGCAtctgaaaatattaattttgtcaCATTGCAGCCGGTTCCTGTAGCGAGCAACAATCGGGCAATGCCCATGGATATTGATAACCAACAAGGTTGGTGCTTGAACCATATTTTTTCTTCTGCCTAATAAAATGTCTTGTTCATTAATACTAATTGACAATGATTGATGCTTATACAGGGAATGTCTCAGCGGAGCAAATTAGATCAGACAATGCCACTTCTTCTGGTGTTAAGTTCCAGTTTAAATCATCAGGCGGTAAAAATTTGGCTTCTGAGAATCCTCTTGGCAAGAATGTAAGTCGTCTTACATGGAGTAATAAGGTTTCATTCCTTGCTACTGAATCTGCGCAACACTGAGTCACAATTCTTTAGTTGCACACCTTTATGTTTCAAACTTGTGAAATAGACTGTTGTTTGATGACCAAATTTTAATctgttgtttattatttttgtagatTTTTGGTGAAGCAACTATCCCTTCTACTTCACACTCTTTCGAAGCATCAAGAAGGAACTCCTTGAAGCCTTCCGCATCCACTGAAGCTGCGAACCATAGACATGGGCAAGGGAGCAGTAAAATTGGTCCTTCAAGTAGTCGGATGAATGTTCTGCACATAAGTTCTGCTAAATAAATGCTGAACATGGTAATTTTCTGGTTTATACGGCGTGTGTGCTGCATTGAGTACTATTGTCTATATATGGCCCACTCATATCATTGACCACTGCTTATATTGTGCTATGTTTCTAGGTGTGAATCTGATCAAGAAGATTCCCTGCATGCATACAAACATGGAGCTGCATATTATGGGGTATTGCTTGCAAGTGATCTGCCCGTGGAGACTACAAATGTGCTACAAGGTTGATAAATTTCTTAGCTCATCTTTTGAGGCCAGTTTATGTTGCTCATTTCCCCCCTAAGGTGACTGCAAATGATTGTTTGGTATAAAATACAGACTGCACAGGCTTGGCTTCTTCGTTGTAGATAATTTTCGAATGTGGCACACAACAATCTTGTGTATCTATGttttaatgtaaaattaatGTGTGATGTGGCACCATTTGCCCCCTCTTGCCACTTGTGATTTGTGCCGTATAATAAGTGGTGACATAGTTTggtttaaattgattgataataTTACAAATTGCAGGTTTGTTTTCAGTTGCTTTTATTAAGATGCATTTGAGTTCAGTTTTTCGTTTTGTtgcttatttaattttatctcgTTGTTATATTTTGACTGCCTGCATAAGATACAGTGCACTTGTAATTATGTTGTCTGTATATCATGTTTTGAATCATCAATCCATGAAATGGTAAGCAGCTTGTCGGTGACCTTGTTTTCAGAATGTATGACCACAATGAATCAGATGCAAAAGTTTCGGCAAGATGACTCCCAAAATAATGGTTTCTTCACAATCATCAAAGGTAGTTTCGGTGGTATATTTTCAACGATTGTGTGGTTTAACGTTAGTCTGAGGTCACTATGTGC belongs to Medicago truncatula cultivar Jemalong A17 chromosome 6, MtrunA17r5.0-ANR, whole genome shotgun sequence and includes:
- the LOC11442384 gene encoding casein kinase 1-like protein 3; protein product: MDRIIGDKFKLGRKIGSGSFGEIYLATHIDTFEIVAVKIETGKTKHPQLLYEAKLYNILQGGSGIPSIRWSGVDGEDNVLVMDLLGPSLEDLFVYCGRKFSLKTVLMLADQMMTRIEYVHSKGFLHRDIKPDNFLMGLGRKANLVYVIDFGLAKRYRDSTTNRHIPYRENKNLTGTARYASCNTHLGIEQSRRDDLESLGYVLLYFLRGSLPWQNLKAATKKQKYDKICEKKVSTPIEVLCKSHPVEFASYFHYCHSLTFDQRPDYGFLRRLFRELFAREGYKFDYVFDWTILKYQQSQKSRAQPHISPVPVASNNRAMPMDIDNQQGNVSAEQIRSDNATSSGVKFQFKSSGGKNLASENPLGKNIFGEATIPSTSHSFEASRRNSLKPSASTEAANHRHGQGSSKIGPSSSRMNVLHISSAK